The Streptomyces sp. A2-16 sequence GTCACCATCCTCGCCGTCCTGCTGTGGCGGCTCGGCACCGGCGTGTTCGTCGACGGGCTGCGCCGGATCGACGGCCCCGCCCTGCTGGCGGCGCTCGCGATCGGCGTGCTGACCACCGTGTTCAGTGCCTGGCGCTGGCAGTTGGTGGCCCGCGGGCTGCGGATCCGGTTGCCGCTCGGCGCGGCCGTGGCGGACTACTACCGTGCCCTGTTCCTGAACGCGGCCCTGCCCGGCGGAGTGCTCGGCGATGTGCACCGCGCCGTGCGGCACGGGCAGAGCGCCGGCGACATGGGCCGCGGCGTACGGGCGGTCGTCCTCGAACGAGTCGCCGGCCAGATCGCGTTGGCGGTCGTGGGCGGGGCGGTGCTGCTCACCATGGACTCACCGGTGCTGGCCGACGCCCGTCACCTCGCGCCCGCCGTCGGCCTCGCCGCTCTCGGCGCGCTCGCCGTCGTCGTGGCCCTGCGGATGAACCGGGCCCCCTCCTCCCGCCGGGGCCGGGCGCTGCGTTCCACCCTCGGTGAGGCACGCGAGGCACTGCTGTCCCGCCGCAACTGGCCCGGAGTCGCGCTCTCCTCGGCCGTCGTGCTCGCCGGCCACCTCGGGATGTTCGTGCTCGCCGCCCGCATCGCGGGTTCCGACGCCTCCGTCGCCGTACTGCTGCCACTGGCCGTGCTCGCCCTGCTCGCCATGGGACTGCCCCTGAACGTCGGCGGGTTCGGCCCCCGGGAGGGCATCACCGCCTGGGCGTTCGCCGCCATGGGTCTCGGCGCCGGCGCCGGCCTGGCGACCGCGATCGTCTACGGCGTCCTCAGCTTCGTGGCGAGCCTGCCGGGCGCGGTCGTCCTGGTGGTCCGCTGGTACCAGGGCCTGCGCCCGGCGAAGCCCTACTCGGCGTCGGCCGCGTCCCCCGCGTCGGATTCGGTCAGCATCGAGAAATACGTGCCGAAGGACGCCGCGAGGCTCTCCAGCAAGGCTTTCCCTTTTTCCGCCGAGCCCAGCGAAGGGCGCCCGATGACACCGGAATCGGTGTAACCGGACATGCCGAGGGTGAGGAGATGACGACGGTCGTCCGCGACGAAATCGGAGGTCTCGTAACCGGGGCGGAGACATTCCGGGTGAGTGTGCAGAAGAATGGAGGTCTCGATTTCCCCGGCGTGCATGTCGGTGAGGAGCGAGGTGAGCACTCCCGCCTCGGTACGGGCGGCCTCCCAGTCCTCCGCGGCCGGGAAGAGCGCCATCCGCGCACCCTCGGCGGAGGCCTCCTGGACGACGTTGCCCAGCACGTAGTTCCCCCCGTGTCCGTTGACCACCACCAGGGCCTCGACGCCCGAGCGGCGCAGCGAGGCCGCTATGTCCCGTACCACCGAGTGAAGGGTGACGGAGGAGATGCTGACGGTCCCCGGCCAGGCCGCGTGCTCGTGCGAGCAGGAGATCGTCACCGGAGGCAGGAGATGCACCGGGTACGCCGCGGCGATCTCCCGCGCCACGGCACAGGCGACCAGGGTGTCGGTCGCCAGGGGAAGGTACGGGCCGTGTTGTTCGAAGCTCCCGACCGGAAGGACGGCGACCTGTGTTGAGACGCCCGCCCCCCGTGTCCGTACGTCTTCCGTAGTGTCCGTCGGCAACAGACCGTATGCCGCCGACCGTGTTCCCGAACCGCTCATCTTTTCACGGCCTTTCGTCTCTGCTTAGGAAACAGATCATGACAGATAACGTTGGCGTCCTCGGCAAGAAGGCATCACAGCGCACCGGTGTGGAACGCGTGGTGAATGCCCCGCTGCCCACCGTGTACGGGAAATTCCAGGCGGTCGGTTACCTCGATCACGACCGCGGTGACGAACAAGTCGCCCTGGTCCACGGTGACATAGGTTCCGACGACGTCCTCGTGCGCCTGCATTCCGAGTGCCTGACCGGTGACGCGTTCGGCTCCCAGCACTGCGAGTGCGGCGACCAACTGGATGCCGCGCTGCGGGCCGTGGTCAAGGAGGGCAGCGGCATCGTCGTGTACCTGCGCGGCCACGAGGGCCGGGGCATAGGCCTGCTCGCCAAGCTGCGCGCGATGGCGCTCCAGGCGGAGGGCCTGGACACCGTCGAGGCGAACCTCGCGCTCGGCCTGCCGGTGGACTCCCGCGACTACGGCGTCGCCGCCGGGATCTTCCAGGACCTGGGCGTGAACTCGGTCCGTCTGATGTCCAACAACCCGCGCAAGCGCGAGGCGCTGCAGCGGCACGGCATCAAGGTCGCCGAGACGGTGCCGCTGCTGATCACGCCGTGCGAGAGCAACATCACCTATCTGCGCACCAAGCGGGAGCGGCTGGACCACGTCCTGCCCCATCTGGACGCGGTGGCCCACCTGTCCTGATCCCCGGGCGGATTCCGGGAGGACGGATCCGGACAGGAAGAGGGAATGACCGACGACGTCCTCTTCCTCTCCGGAGAGCAGGTCACCCGCCTGCTCGACGTGGACAGGGCCATCGCCTCGCAGCGCGCGGCCTTCACCGCGCTCGGCTCCGGGACGGCCGACCTGCCGGCGAAGATCATGCATCCGAGCCGCTTCGACGACAGCGTCGTCTTCGCGTACGTCTCCCGGCTCTCCGCCGACTCCGGGGCCGTCGCGAAGTTCGGCAGCGTCAACCCGGGCAACGCGGCGGCCGGACTGCCCACGATCCACGCCGTGGTGTCGGTGCTCGACCCCGTGACCGGCCGCCTGGCCGCCGTCATGGACGGTGCCGCCGTGACCACCCTGCGCACGGCCGCCGCGAGCGCCGTCGCCGTCGACGTGCTCGCCACCCCCGACAGCACCCGGCTCGCCGTCCTGGGCTCGGGCACCCAGGCCCTGGCCCATGTGCGGGCGATCTCCCGGGTGCGGCCCCTGACCTCCGTACGGCTGTGGAGCCCGACCCCGCGCCACCGCGCCCGCGCCGCCCGGGAGCTGGCGGACCTCGGCCTGCCCGCCGAAGCGGCCGGCAGCGCCGAGGAGGCCGTGACCGGTGCGTCCCTGGTCGCGGCCTGCACGCTCAGCAGTACACCGGTCGTGCGCGGGGAGTGGCTCGCTCCCGGCTGCACGGTGGTGAGCGTGGGATCCTTCGAACCCACCCGCCGCGAGGTGGACACCGAAGTGCTGCGGCGAGCGGTGCTCTCGGGGGCCGTCGTCGTGGACGACCCGGCGACCGCGGCGGAGCACGCCGGACCGGTCGTGGACGCCCTGCGGACGGGTCTGCTGACCGAGCCCCTCGGTCTGGGCGACGTACTGACCGGACGCGCGGCGGCCCGGACCGCCCCCGGCGACCTCGTGTACTACAACAGCGTCGGCCTCGGCATCCAGGACGCCGCCGCGGCCGCGGCCGTGGTGCGGGCCGCGAAGGAGGAGCGCCGGTGACCACACGCACGGCCGAGGTCGTCGTCATCGGCGGCGGCGTCATCGGCACGAGCATCGCCCGCCACCTGGCCCGCGCGGGCGTACCCGACGTGGTGCTCGTCGAGCGGGACGAACTGGCCTCCGGTTCCACCTCCAAGGCCGCGGGCGGGGTGCGGGCGCAGTTCTCCGACGAGCTCAACATCCGGCTCGGAGCGCGCAGCCTGGAGGCGTTCAGCCGCTTCGAGGAGGAGACCGGACACGACATCGGGCTGCACCGGGTCGGCTATCTCTTCCTGCTGTCGACGCCCGAGGAGGTGACCTCCTTCGAGGCGAGCGTGCGGCTCCAGAACTCCCTCGGTGTCCCCAGTCGCATGATCGACCCGGCCGAGGCACAGCGGCTCTCCCCGCTCATCACCACCGACGGACTGCTCGCCGCCGCCTTCTCGCCCGAGGACGGCCACTGCACCCCCGAATCCGTAGTCCACGGCTACGCGGCCGACGCCCGCCGCCACGGCGCGACGATCCTGCGGCACACCGAGGTCACCGGCATCGAACGGCACGGCGACGACATCACCGCCGTCACGACGACCAAGGGCCGGATCGCCACCGGCACGGTGATCTGCGCGGCCGGCGCCTGGTCGCGGGCCGTCGGCGCCATGGCCGGCGTGGACCTGCCGGTCGAACCGCTGCGCCGCCAGATCGCGGTCACCGAACCCGTCGAGGGACTGCCCCCCGACCTCCCCATGACCATCGACTTCACCAGCAGCCTCTACTTCCACGGCGAGGGCCCCGGCCTCCTCCTCGGCATGTCCGACCCCGACGAGAGGCCCGGCTTCGACACCACCACCCACGACCGCTGGATCCCCCGCCTGGCCGACGCCATGCAACACCGCGCCCCCGCCCTCCTCGACCTGCGCCGCACCGGCGGCTGGGCCGGCCTGTACGAGCTCACCCCCGACCACAACGCCCTGATCGGCGAGGCGACTTCGGTCTCCCGCCTGCTGTACGCGACCGGCTTCTCCGGCCACGGATTCCTCCAGGGACCGGCCGTCGGCGAGGTCGTCCGCGACCTGTACCTCGGCCGCGTACCCTTCGTGGACATCAGCCCGCTCAGCGCCGGCCGGTTCGCGGCCGACGCCCCGCGCCCGGAGGCCAACCGCGTATGACCGAGCTCCATCTGTGGCTGCGCCACGAGGTCCGTTCCACCGAGCGACGCACGCCCCTCGTGCCGTCCGACGCCCGACGGCTCGTCGACGGCGGCGTGACCCTCACCGTCGAGGACTCCCCGCAGCGGATCTTCCCGATCGAGCAGTACGAGGCGGCCGGCTGCGGTGTCGCGCCCGCCGGTTCCTGGGCTTCCCGGGCGCCGCGGGACGCCGTGGTCGTGGGCCTGAAGGAGCTCCCCGACGAACCCGCCGCCCTGACCCACCGGCACGTCTTCTTCGGGCACGCCTACAAGCAGCAGCCCGGCGCCGCGGAGCTGCTGCGCCGGTTCGCCGCCGGGGGAGGAGCCCTCCTCGACCTGGAGTACCTGGTCGACGACCACGGCCGCAGGCTCGCCGCGTTCGGCTACTGGGCCGGGTATCTGGGTGCCGCGCTGGCCGTGCTCCAGCACCGGGGCAGGCTCGTCGCACCCCTCACGCCGACCTCACGGGAGGAGCTGGAGGAGGCGCTGCGGCCCGCCGCCGGCGACGAGGAGTTCACGGCGCTGGTGATCGGGGCCCTGGGTCGCAGCGGCCGGGGCGCCCGCGTCGCGCTGCAGGCCGCAGGGATCGAGCCGACCTGCTGGGACCTCGACGAGACCCGTGACCTCGACCGCCCCGCCCTCCTCGCCCACGACGTACTGGTGAACTGCGTCCTCGCCACCAGCCCGATCCCGCCCTTCGTCCGCGAGGCGGACCTCGACGACCCCGCCCGCCGGCTGCGCACCCTCTCCGACGTCACCTGCGACGTCGGCTCGCCCCTGAACGTCCTGCCGGTCTACGACCGCGTCACCGAGTGGGCCGAGCCGGTCCGCCGGCTGCACAAGGAGCCCCCGCTCGACCTCATCGCCATCGACAACCTGCCGTCCCTGCTCCCGGAGGAGTCCAGCGTCGGCTTCTCGGGCTCCCTGCTGCCCCTGCTGCTGGAGTTCGGGGTCGGCGGCCCGTGGGGGCGCTGTCTGGACCGTTTCCGTCAGGCGTGCCGTGAACTCGGCATCGAGGAAGGGGAGTTCCGAAGTGTCTGACCTCGTACCCGCGACCGGCACCGTCCACTGGATCGGCGCCGGGCTCTCCACCGGCAGCGGCCTGGCCGCACTCTGCGACTCCGCCGACCGCGTGCTGCTGTGGCACCGCACCGAGGAGCGGGCGGAGGAGGCCCTCGAGCAACTCGGGCTCAACGGACGCGCCGCGCCGCGCGCCTGGACCCTGGACGCCCTCGCGGCCGAACTGGCGCCCGGGGACGTCGTCGTGTCGATGCTGCCCGCTCCCGAGCACGCCGGGATCCTCGCCGCCTGTGTCCGCGGGAACGCCCACTTCGCCTGCTCCAGCTATGTCTCCGACGCCGTCCTCGAACAGGTCCCGGCGGCGCGGAAGGCCGGGCTCGTCGTCCTCACCGAGGCCGGACTCGACCCGGGCATCGACCACCTCTTCGCCCACGGCCTCGTCGCCGCGGCCCGCGAGGCGATCGGCGACACGACACCGGCGTCGTACGCACTCACCTCCTACTGCGGCGGCATCCCCGCCGTCCCGAACGACTTCAGGTACCGCTTCAGCTGGGCCCCGCTCGGCGTCCTCAACGCCCTGCGCTCGCCCGCCCGTTACATCGACAACGGCACCCCGGCCACCGTCGACCGCCCCTGGGAGGCGACCCGGCGCCACATCGTGGACGGCGAGACCTTCGAGGTCTACCCCAACCGCGACAGCGTCCCCTTCGTCGAGCAGTACGGACTGCCGGCCGCCTGGACCCCGCGGACCTTCGTCCGCGGCACCCTGCGCCTCGACGGCTGGCTGCGGGCCTGGGAGCCGGTCTTCGAGGAGCTGAGGACCGGCGACGACACCCGGATCGCCGCCCTGGCCCGGGAACTGGCGGCCAAGTATCCGACGACGGACGCCGACCGCGACCGGGTCGTCCTCGCCGTGTCCCTCGACGTACGCGCGGAGGACGGCCACACCTG is a genomic window containing:
- a CDS encoding creatininase family protein — translated: MSGSGTRSAAYGLLPTDTTEDVRTRGAGVSTQVAVLPVGSFEQHGPYLPLATDTLVACAVAREIAAAYPVHLLPPVTISCSHEHAAWPGTVSISSVTLHSVVRDIAASLRRSGVEALVVVNGHGGNYVLGNVVQEASAEGARMALFPAAEDWEAARTEAGVLTSLLTDMHAGEIETSILLHTHPECLRPGYETSDFVADDRRHLLTLGMSGYTDSGVIGRPSLGSAEKGKALLESLAASFGTYFSMLTESDAGDAADAE
- the ribA gene encoding GTP cyclohydrolase II, which codes for MTDNVGVLGKKASQRTGVERVVNAPLPTVYGKFQAVGYLDHDRGDEQVALVHGDIGSDDVLVRLHSECLTGDAFGSQHCECGDQLDAALRAVVKEGSGIVVYLRGHEGRGIGLLAKLRAMALQAEGLDTVEANLALGLPVDSRDYGVAAGIFQDLGVNSVRLMSNNPRKREALQRHGIKVAETVPLLITPCESNITYLRTKRERLDHVLPHLDAVAHLS
- a CDS encoding ornithine cyclodeaminase family protein codes for the protein MTDDVLFLSGEQVTRLLDVDRAIASQRAAFTALGSGTADLPAKIMHPSRFDDSVVFAYVSRLSADSGAVAKFGSVNPGNAAAGLPTIHAVVSVLDPVTGRLAAVMDGAAVTTLRTAAASAVAVDVLATPDSTRLAVLGSGTQALAHVRAISRVRPLTSVRLWSPTPRHRARAARELADLGLPAEAAGSAEEAVTGASLVAACTLSSTPVVRGEWLAPGCTVVSVGSFEPTRREVDTEVLRRAVLSGAVVVDDPATAAEHAGPVVDALRTGLLTEPLGLGDVLTGRAAARTAPGDLVYYNSVGLGIQDAAAAAAVVRAAKEERR
- a CDS encoding FAD-binding oxidoreductase, producing the protein MTTRTAEVVVIGGGVIGTSIARHLARAGVPDVVLVERDELASGSTSKAAGGVRAQFSDELNIRLGARSLEAFSRFEEETGHDIGLHRVGYLFLLSTPEEVTSFEASVRLQNSLGVPSRMIDPAEAQRLSPLITTDGLLAAAFSPEDGHCTPESVVHGYAADARRHGATILRHTEVTGIERHGDDITAVTTTKGRIATGTVICAAGAWSRAVGAMAGVDLPVEPLRRQIAVTEPVEGLPPDLPMTIDFTSSLYFHGEGPGLLLGMSDPDERPGFDTTTHDRWIPRLADAMQHRAPALLDLRRTGGWAGLYELTPDHNALIGEATSVSRLLYATGFSGHGFLQGPAVGEVVRDLYLGRVPFVDISPLSAGRFAADAPRPEANRV
- a CDS encoding saccharopine dehydrogenase, which translates into the protein MTELHLWLRHEVRSTERRTPLVPSDARRLVDGGVTLTVEDSPQRIFPIEQYEAAGCGVAPAGSWASRAPRDAVVVGLKELPDEPAALTHRHVFFGHAYKQQPGAAELLRRFAAGGGALLDLEYLVDDHGRRLAAFGYWAGYLGAALAVLQHRGRLVAPLTPTSREELEEALRPAAGDEEFTALVIGALGRSGRGARVALQAAGIEPTCWDLDETRDLDRPALLAHDVLVNCVLATSPIPPFVREADLDDPARRLRTLSDVTCDVGSPLNVLPVYDRVTEWAEPVRRLHKEPPLDLIAIDNLPSLLPEESSVGFSGSLLPLLLEFGVGGPWGRCLDRFRQACRELGIEEGEFRSV
- a CDS encoding saccharopine dehydrogenase family protein; this translates as MSDLVPATGTVHWIGAGLSTGSGLAALCDSADRVLLWHRTEERAEEALEQLGLNGRAAPRAWTLDALAAELAPGDVVVSMLPAPEHAGILAACVRGNAHFACSSYVSDAVLEQVPAARKAGLVVLTEAGLDPGIDHLFAHGLVAAAREAIGDTTPASYALTSYCGGIPAVPNDFRYRFSWAPLGVLNALRSPARYIDNGTPATVDRPWEATRRHIVDGETFEVYPNRDSVPFVEQYGLPAAWTPRTFVRGTLRLDGWLRAWEPVFEELRTGDDTRIAALARELAAKYPTTDADRDRVVLAVSLDVRAEDGHTWSGGYLLDQVGDEEDSAMARCVSRTLALGVGHILDGSLPAGLHRAAETGARSRQWLGELARDGVHFTLRIDQ